GGTGTTTTAATGACTCCACCTGTAGTTTTTATTTTTTATCTAGGTTAAAGAAAGAGTGATCTTATCGTGAAAAATACAACCTACTATTTTACAACAGACAAAAATGAAACAGAGTTAAATAACTTGATTTTTGATCCATTATTCAAAAAAATAGTGGATTATCTTTCTAACCACAACGAGCAAGATGTGATATTACGTCAAATAAAAGCCAATATTCCAACAGATAGTAATTTAGAATTATATTTGGATAAGTTAATCAAATATGGCCTTCTTGAGCGAAAAAACAGAAGATATCATTTAACCTTTCCAATATATTCCACCCAAAAAAACGTACAAATTCCTGAAACAATAACCAGTCTATTAAGAAATATTGTTCAAAAGAATTCATCACAAGTCAATTTCTTTATATTTGGGGAATGGCTGTGGTCCTTGCTTTTTGAAGAAGAGCAGGAGGGTTACTTTTTTGGTATCGAATCTTCTCCAGAGTCATTCTCTTTACAATTCTATCGCAAAAGAGAGGAGGGGAATGATACATTACGATTTGTGTCTGTTTATCAAGAGAATCAGATTCCGTTTGACTTGGCCAATTATTTCAATTTACTTTCGAGAAGGGTAGAGCTGCCTGAACATTTCAAACCCTTACAAGACATAATTGGTGATGTGGACATCCATTATTTTATAGCCCAAATTCAAAAAGTAATTCGTTCTGCTAAGCGAAATCCTTCAAGAGTAAGAAAACCAAATATTTTTGAAGAGGCTTTGATAACTACAAAAGACTTAATCAGAAATACTGAAGGAGAATTATTTCTCGAAGCAACTTATCTAGAGGATGATAAACTTTCAGAAGAAAACCAACTTACTCTAGATAAACTAGAAACAGAATTCAGGTTGTTATGGAAGACCATTGACGATCAGAACCAACGTATATTCTATAAGATGCAAGTATATAGCATTTTGTTTAGTACATGTTTTCCAAATCAAAACCAAATTCGTTACTTCAAACACTAAGTTACCATAATTATATTATGTAAACTTACATATAAATCAAACAACGTCCTTCATTTTTAATAAATCAAGAGACGTTGTTTGATCATTTATTTCTTTTGCGTACTTTCTTTGTCCAAAAACCACCGGAGATAAACTTAGGTTCATACGAAATGATAAATGCTCTAGGTTCTTTTTCGTTGATTAGTTTATAAAGGCTACGTTCATTTTTACGTGGAGATAAAATTTCTAAAATCATTCGTTCACCTTCACGACCAGCTCCAAAACTTTGTGTAACACCATAACCGTGATCTCTTAGTATTTCTGGTAGATTGAGCTGCTCTGTGGAAGAAGGTAGGATAGCTGTTACCATAATGTATCCCAGCGCTAAATAATCTTCGATTTTGATTCCAACACTGATACCCACTGCATAACCCAGCGCATACACAATTAGATTTAGTGGATTATCTAAGCGGTTGAGTACCATGCTAAGGCCTAACACGTAGATCGTTATCTCTGCCATACTTACTAAAGGCGCGATCAAGCGATAGCCTTTCATAGTTAGCATAAAACGAATCGTATTCAATGTAATATAAGAAAAATTAACCACAAAGATAGTTACTAACATTTTGATGTCCATTTTAATATTTCCTCTTTTCAATTAACAATATCAGCATATTATAGTACAACATTATGAGAATTAAAATAGTAAAAATCCAAATATAAAAATAATTTTGATTTAGGCCATGCACACAACGAATCTTTTTTTAAGAGATGTTATTTGTTGGATGAATCTATGGTTTTTGCTATAATCAATATATTACGTATTTTAAGGGAGACATGAAATCGGATGAGAATTTTTATCATCATACTTTTGGTATTATTGTTATTAAATACCACTGCAGCACTTATTACTGTTTTTAGAAAACCACGTAGCATTTCAAGTGTTTTAGCTTGGATCATGACGTTATTATTTTTACCAGGAATCGGCTTTATTATTTATCTTTTTTGTGGCAGAGGCATCAATGGGCAAAAAGTGTTCAATCTGACTGCTTATGATAAAGAAAAAATTACTGAAATCAAGAACATGGTCGATGAAGACAATCTCAAGTCAGATGGAAAATTGGATATTAATTTATTAACTGACGCACGTGTGTTGAATAAATACTTTAGAAATATGGATTCTTCACCATTAAGTAAACGGAATAGTCTAAAAATATATACAGATGGAAAAGAAAAATTCGATGCCCTATTTGATGATATTCGTCAGGCTAAAGAAACAGTCCATGTTGAATATTATTCCTTTTTTAACGATCATATCGGGAATCAGTTTTTAGATTTATTAGGGGAGAAAGTAAAAGAAGGGGTCTCGGTTCATTTGATTTATGATCCTTGGGGCTCTCCTGGAGCAAACAAAAAGTTTTTTGCTGCATTCGTTGCCTTAGGAGGGAAGGTTGCACCTTTTATTACGTCAAAAAACATGATTAGCAAGACTCGTTTAAACTATCACCTACATCGTAAAATCGTCGTAATAGACGGGAAGATCGGGTGGACTGGTGGATTTAATGTTGGCGATCAATATTTAGGAGATAGTAAGAAATTTGGTTACTGGAGAGATACACATATCCGTTTAGTTGGCACTTCCGTATTCTCCTTACAGGAGATTTTTATTATGGATTGGAACGCTTCTGTACAACATGAATCACAAAAAATGGATTATTTAGAAAACTATTTCCAAATTGCTGAAGACAACGAACTTGGAAATTTAGCCTTACAGGTGGTGTCTGATGGACCGGACTCTGAAGAAGAAATCTTAAAAAGCGGTTTTATCAAAATGATTTTATCTGCTGAAAAATCGGTTTGGATTCAAACACCTTATTTAATACCAGATGACAGTATGATCAATGCATTGTTGATTGCAGTTCGATCTGGTATTGATGTGCGCATCATGATTCCGTGTATGCCAGACCATCCATTTATTTATCGTGCAACTCAATATTATGCCAATTACCTACACAAAAGAGGTATTAAGGTCTATATGTATCAAAATGGCTTCTTGCATGCTAAAACGATGATTATCGATAATGAAATCTGTATGGTCGGTACCACAAATCAGGATATTAGAAGTTACGCATTGAATTTTGAAGTAAGTACATTTATCTATGATACCAGAATCGCATGGAAACTAACTCAAATATTTGAATCCGATATGGATAACAGTCTTTTATTAACGGACGAAATTATTCGCAATCAATCTCATTGGTTACGATTTAAGCAAAACTTTTCACGATTGTTATCACCGATACTATAAATAAAAAAGGAACAAATTCGTAAGATGTCGAATTTGTTCCTTTTTTATTAGGTACACAGATAGGACACGGGATGGAAGTCTCCAATGTAATAATTGCACGCCGCTTTTTCAATTCCGTATTCTAGTTAACATAATATACATTATACAAAGTAGTTTCTGAACTGTAAAATATGGATAGATTTATATTTTTATCCTTATACTCAATAAACTCTATTGTAATTCTAAAAATGTATTAATTTCGTTCGTTACTTTTTCACGTTCATCTAGTTGCAAATTATGTCCAGCGTTTTCTAACAGAATAAAAACTCCTTTCGAAAAGTCTTTTTGATTTTCGATCATGTCTTTATAGCCGACAACTTCATCTTGTTCACCTAAAATAATTAATGCTGCACAATTGATAACTTCACCAAAAAGACTTTCTTCGAAACCGAATGAATAGCCATTTTTTTGAAAAGACTTTTGGAATTCGCGGTCTCCTACAGAAAGTCCTGAATGGATTTCTGAAACATAGTTTTCATATCCTTTTTTAGTGATATTAACAGCATTGTTTTTGTATTCTTCGAAAAGGGTTTTATCTTCAACTTCAAAATATGCCGCTTCTCCTTCGAGTCTTTTCGGTAAACGGCGTTTACCGAAAAGCGCCTTCACTACAGGTGCTAATAAGATTAACTTTTCTACTCTATCAGGTATCGCTTTTATTATTCCTAATGCTAGGTATCTCCCATATGAATAACCTAAAAGAGAAAAAGATTCTTTACCAATGATATCATTTATAAATTCAATTAAAACGGTCAATAATTCATTAGCGTTAATCATTTTTCTAGGTGCGGCCGATCTTCCCATACCAGGTAAATCAATATAAATCCGTTTATACGCTTTATTCTGAAGAGACTCTTCGACAATCCCTTTAACACTTCTGTGGTCAATAGAAAAACCGTGGATAATTAGTAACGGATCCCCTTGACCAACAACTGTATAATATATTTTTGCAATCTCATTAGAGTAATACATCTATCCCTCTCCTCTCTCGTTAACGTTGAAAAAACTTTTTCATTTCTGATGTCTAGTGAAGTATCCTTTTATATCATCTAACATAAAATTTTCGATTAAATTCACTTGATGTATATCAGCACCTTGTTTTAGAACTTCTTTGCACTTAATAAATGACCAATTTGGTAAAGTTCCTCTAAACCTGGGGTCATTAGCATACACAACACCATCGAGACCACTCCAGATGATGGCAGATGAGCATAACGGACAAGGTTCGAATGTTGAATATAACCAATAACCAGTTGGTAAAATATCGGTTTTTAAAAACTTACATGCTGCTCTGATTGCATTGACTTCAGCATGTGCTGTTGGATCATTATTTTCTTGAACAGTCGTTTGACCAATAGCAACGATTTCCATTTCTCTATTTACAATTGCGGCATAAATAGAGTGTGTACTCCATTGCTTTCGGATTAACTCTGACATGATTCTAGTACTTGGATGCTGGTTCATCATCTGATTGTCCCTCTTTCACTTCAATTATTTGTTTAGTTAACTAAAAGACCTTTTTTCACGAACTAATTGTTTTTCCGAGCTCAGCTAATTGTGAAAGAATTGGAAATAGAAGTTGCGTTTTTTCTGTCGTATAATATTCCACATGAGGAGGAACAGTTTTTTTGTCGATCCGTTTGATAAATTTATGCTCAGCTAAACTTTTTAAACATCTGATTAAAGCAACATTTGTGACGCCAGGTATGTTTCGCTTCAGTTGGTTAAATCGGATACCTTCATCATTCAATATTTGCCACAATATTTCTAGTTTCCATTTCCCACCTAAAATATTCATTATGTTACTTATAGCACAGTTTTTTTCTTCGTTCATAAATTCAAAAACTCCTTTTTAAATCAAAAATATCTAGGTAACAAAAATGTTAGTACTAGTATCTTTGTTTCCATTATTATAATATCAATACATATCAAATAAAAGCATAAATTTGATACAAAAAACTCCACGAAGGAAGTGCAATATATGTCAACAACATTTCGTAATTTACAAATAGGAATAAATCCTGTTAACTTTGAAAAAAGTAAAACATTTTATGAAGAGATTCTTGAGTTACCCTACATTGGTGTTTTAGAGACAAATGGTATCTCGCTTCACCGATTCTCTATTGATGGTTCGATTTTGAAACTCTTGGAAGCTGGAATCGGCAGTGTAGAAAAGAATCCTTTAGGAGGACCAACAGCAGCGACTGGTTTACGCTGGTTAACTGTAACTGTTAGCGATTTAGATAGGCTGTTTGAAAAAGTTTCAAACGCTGGAATTCCTGTTGTTGCTCCAATTTCTAGTGATGAAAATGGAGTTCGGTTTGCTATAGTAGAAGATCCAGATGGTATTTGGGTCGAACTTCTTGATCGCTAAAATAAAAAACCAATTGCTAAAAAATATTTAGCAATTGGTTTTTTATTATAAAATTATTGTTCATTCTTCATAGCTGCTAGTGCAGCTGTGTTGATAATATTCCAAGGTTTATCAAACGATGGTTGGAAGAAGAAATCAGCATAGGCTAAATCTTCGATTGTCATTTTCGCTTTGATTGCTAAAGAAATAGCGTTGATGTTTGCAGTTAAGTCTGCTTTTGACATCAATTGTGCCCCTAATATTTGTGTTGTTTCGGGATCATATACAAGTTTGAACCAAGCTTTTTGTTTGTCTGGATTGAAATCCATTAAATAATCTTCCACAACTAAAGCTGATTTCGTTGTTTTATTTAATTTTTTGGCCATTTCTTCATTGATACCAGTAGAGGCGAATTTGTAGTCGAAAACGGCTAAACCTGATGAACCTTGAATACCTGGGAATGGTTTTACAGGACCATTTAAATTTTTCACTGCAAAACGACCTTGTTTTCTTGCGTTTGTTGCTAACGCAATGTTGACTTCTGTTTCACCTGGATTATATTTGATCATTGTCGCATCTCCTACAGCAAAAACGTCTGGGGCACTTGTTTGCATGTACTCATCCGTTTTAATCAGCCCGTTAGGATGTAACTCTAATGTATCTTTTAACCAACCCGTATTAGGACGAACACCAACCGCTACAACAACAAGATCAGCATCATATTCCGCTTTATCTGTTACGACTTTTTGAACATGCCCTTCACCTTTATAACTTTGAACGGTTTCATTAGTTACTACGTTGATATTGTTAGCTTCCATTTCTTCTGTCAAAACATCTGTGAATTCTTTATCTAAATACACGCCTAAAGGCCGATCTAAAATATCGATCACTGTTACTTTTTTACCAGCTTTAGCAAATGATTCTGCTGCTTCTATACCAATATAGCCGCTTCCAATGACGACAACATTGTTCACTTCAGGATCAACCGTTTTTGCCTTTAATTTGATAGCCCATTTTCTGCCACGCATCAAATAAATGTTTTCTAAATCTTTTCCTGGGACATTTAATTCAAACGGAACCGCTCCTGGACTGATGATCAGTTTATCATAAGCTTCAATGCGTTCATCACCTGACAATAAATCTTTAACTATTACTTGATGACTCTCAGGTTTGATTTCAGTGATTTCAGTATTCGAGAAGACACTGACTCCTCTACTCTCCATCTTTTCACCTGTCATATATCGAACGGAGTTGACATCTTTTACCTTACCTTCTAAATAAAGTTGCATGCCACATGATAAGAAAGAAATAAAATCTCCTTTTTCATACCACTGAATTTCTGTTTCTGGATGTAAATTTAATAATTCCTCAACTGCTTCGTAACCTCCGTGCGATGAACCTAAAACTATTACTTTCATTTCACATTCCTCCTATATTCTTTATTATATAATAAAGAGTATCATATAATCATAGGCTATTACAAGTTTTTCCACTTTTTTATTCTCAATTAAGTTAAATAATTGAGAATTTCAAGTATTTTTTTGTTTGTATTATTTACATATTGTTTTCATATCAGTATATTCATTTGAATTTATCATATCTATTGCATACTCACTTTTTGGTTAAAGTGATAATCGTTCCTAACGATAGTTTACATAAATAAATTATAGACAACTAATTTGATTAGACATAATAAAAAGCCAACTATAAACAGTTAAATACGTTCATAGTTGGCTATAAAATCAGATTATTTAAAAATAGTCACTTCTTTTTTTACTTCGACAGTGATTTTGCCATTCTTAATGACATAATTTCTTTCTGGGATATCAATGATCGCATCAGCTTTTACTTTCGTGTCTAATAAAACAAGATCAGCATTATCCCCTACTTGAAGACCATAGTCTTGAAGCCCTAGTGCTTTAGCCGGATTGTCTGTAATCATAGGTAGAACAGTTGGTAAATCATCTGCTCCGCCCAAATGCCCCACAGGAATCGCTAACATGGCAATCTGCATTAAATCACCATTCCCATAAGGAGTAAACGCATTGCGAATATTATTGGTAGCTAAGCAAACATTTACGCCAGCATCACGAAGTTTTCTGATTGGTGTTACCGCTCTTCTCACATTATATAGATCATTTCTAGCGCCTAAATGTAAATCTGTAGCAGGTAAAGCCATAACGCTGATTTGTGCTTCAGCCATCAAGGTAATAATTTCATTTAGTCGTTCAGGTTCTAGTGCGTGAAGCGCAGTCAAATGCCCAACAGAAACTCTGCCGTGATAATTTTCTGCAATCGTCTTTTTACACAAATACTCAATCGAAATATCTGTTGCTTCATCACTGAAATCTTGATGAAGATCAATGTCTTTATCATATTTTTTAGCAATTTCAAAAACTAAATCGATATGTTTATCAGCTGGTGCATCATTGTAAGGAATCCCCCCGACAACATCTGCACCCATTTCCATTGCTTCGTACATCATTTTTTCAGTCCCGGGAGCTTTAAAAATCCCTTCTTGAGGAAACGCAACGATTTGCATATCGATTAAATCTCGATATTCTTCTTTTAATTTCATAATTGTTTTAAAACCCGAAAAACCTTGTGCAGGATCAAATTCTGCATGGGTTCTCACTGCTGTCACACCGTGAGAAATAATCATTTCTAAGGCTCTTTTTGCTCGTGAGTAAATGTCCGCTTCTGTAAATGTGGGTTTCAATTCAGCTGTAACACTAATGGCTTCTTGTAAAGTTCCAGACTTGTTTGGTTTTCTATCTGCAATCAGTGCTTTATCTAAGTGAATATGACTTTCTACTAATCCGGGAATCAATACTCGACCTTGAGCCTCGATCACAGTAACCGAATTCTCAGTTATACTTTCTGAAATTGCAACGATTTTCCCATCTTTAATTCCAACATCCTGCAACGCTTCTCCATCACTTAATCTTGCTTGTTTAATTAAAATATCCATTCTTGAACACCCTTTCTATTTTAAATAAAGAATCCAATTGCAATCAATACAACTGAAGCTAAACTGATCCATTTTACATTGCCTTTTACCACATCTAAAATCGGAATTTGGAATCCAGATGATAAAGCTTGCATCGTGATATTGACAAAACTCATTTGGCTTCCTAGCCCTACTCCAACTGCAACTAATCCAAGCTCGATAGATGAAAAACCTAATGACACAGCTACAGGGAGAACAAGAGTTAACACGGAACCTACATAAGCACCCGCAGGAACACCGATTAAAATTCCCGTTAAAATCGCAACTGGAACCATGATCAACGTAGGCGCAGCACTTGCAATACCCGCAATAACAGCAAAGGTACCAGTTTGAGCAATGATATTAATAAATGCTAGGAAAATACCTACTTGGAACAATCGAGTCAAAATATACGTAGAACCATCCACCATAGCTTCCACAGACTGATTCAACGTGAAATCTGAACAAATAAAAATCAAAGCCAATGTCAAAACCATATAGACTAGCGGCGTCAATAATGGGAATCCTACAAGATCATTAACTACAGGACCGAAAATTACGGCAAACAATAAAAAGATTGCAGGTAAAGTCAATTTAAATAATGCTTTATTACTCATTTGCGCGTATTCATCATCACTATTTTCTTTAAAACCAATATTTCGACGTTTTGTTCCCCAAAAAGCTAAAATAATAGCTAACGCACAAAAAAGTAACCAAATCGGACGCATATCTGAAACATATTTTGCTACACTGAAATCGCCTAATTTAGAAACGATACTAGACTCCAATGAAGCTGGTGAAGTCGTAAACGAAACAGCTGCCGCAAGTGACATCGCCGCAATCAGCTCAGGAACTGCTCCGACCGCTACAAATGCTAATGGTGCGATAACCATTGCGCTTCCGCCGCCAATGCCTGACATATATGTCGCTGCTGCTAACAAAATAACAATAAATGCTGAAACATATTCGACTTTGCCTTTTGTCCCACGTTTGGCAAGTGTTAATGCTGCTGAATAACCACCTGACTTAAACACGGCCATTGCAACTGCAGAATTGATGATCGGCACAGTAATGCCGAGCATCATTGGGATAGTTTCTAATAATTGCTTATTGGCTTGTTCTAATCCAATTCCACCAATAATCATCGCTAGAACACCGCCAACAAAACCAGCAATGATCATATCGACTTTCATAAATAATAAAACTAAAACTAAAATCAATGGAATGATTACGATAACCGCTTTTATTCCCGTAGGTGCTGTAATTGCATCAATCTCTTGTGCAAATGCAGGCACAAATGAAAAAAGAAACAGTATTGAAAGTAGTAGTCCACTCAAAAATCTTTTAGGTATTTTCATCATTATTCCTCCAACTTTGGTTAATTAAAACCTCTTTTTTTAACAAGTAATCATTGCATTTTTTTAATTACTGAATTTTATACCCTGGAAATATTCCAATAGGATACAAAATTATAGGTATGTCCATTTTTAGTTCTTCCACTTGATTAAGTTATTTATTCTCAAATAGAAAATAGGATAAATAACTATTTATGTGATTGAAATACTCTTGTTCACTTGTTTCAATTCAGTTACCGCAACCTCCTTCCTTCATCTTATAATACGTTTATTTTCTAAAAAAAGGAACAAGAATGCACCAATAAGTTGTAAGAACTAGAAAAGAACGGTAACGCTTGCATTTTTATGTATGCAGTATTTGTAAAAAAACAGCATATGCAAATCGAAGTACACAATTTGTTTATGCTGTTTGTCTTTACTATTCTTTTTCTTTAAGCAATTCAGTTAAATCATACGGTGTATTTTGATAAACCGCATAGTTTAACCAATTAGAAAATAACAATGAAGCTGCCATATGCCATCTTAGTTGAGGTCGTTCCTTCATGTTATCATTTGGAAAGTAATTTTTAGGTAGTTTAGGATGAATCCCTTTTAATTGATCTCGCTCGAATTCTTGTTCAAGCGTTTCCCGATCATATTCTAAATGTCCGGTTGCATAGTATGCTCGATTATTTTTATTTCCAACTAAAAAAACCCCAGCATCTTTTGATTCAACCAAAACCTCTAACTCTGCCACATTCTCTACATCACTTCTTTTAATGCCAGTATAACGTGAATGTGGAGCAAAAAATAAATCGTCAAATCCTTTTAGAATACTCCACGTTGGCGCCAGTACATCATGATCATAAATCCCTGTTAATTTTTGGTCTAATAGGTACTTATCGATTTTATGATGGTAATAAAGCCCTGCTTGCGCTCCCCAACAAATGTGAAACGTTGAAAATACGTGTGATTTACTCCATTCTAAAATCCCTTGTAATTCTTCCCAATAATCAACATCTTCAAATGGTAGTTGTTCAACTGGTGCGCCTGTAATAATCAAACCATCGTAAAATTTCTCCCGAACTTCTTTGAATTGATAATAAAAGCGGTTTAGATGTTCACTTGATGTATTTTTTGCCTCGTGACTACTCATATGCAAGAAGTCAACATTTATTTGCAATGGCGTATTACTGAGTAGTCTTAACAGTTGAACTTCTGTTTCATCTTTTTTAGGCATTAAATTTAAGATTAAAATTTCTAAAGGTCGAATGTCTTGGTGCATAGCACGATCTTCGTCCATTACAAAAATTTTCTCTTTCTCTAATACTTTAATAGCTGGTAATTCTTTTGGAACACGAATCGGCATACCCATATCCTCCCTTTCTATTTGTCTAATTTCATTTTACGATAAAACGCGGGAGAAAGGAAGTTTCTTTCTGAGAAAACGCTAAGCAAACTTCTAATTTTGATTTTCATCAAAAAAACACGAGGCAGGATGTTAGTCCCACCTCATGTTTTCCCTTATAGAAAGTAAACTTGTTAATGCCTTAGATTATTCTTCTTCTTTGTTTTTGCGTTTGAAGGTGAAGAAGGCAAAGACACCTAATAGTAACGCTCCTACTACTCCCCAATTGCTGACAATTTCACCGTTATTAGGAAGATTTTTTTGTCCGCCGCTTAGGTTTTTCAAGCCAGAACCGCTATTATTACCTAAGTTGCCGCCGTTACCAGTTCCATTACCGTTGCCATTGCCGTCACTTGGATCGGCTGGCAGTTTAAAGCTAGCTGGTTCACTTTGATTACCATCGCTATCTTTGGCAATTGCTAAAATCAGCTCTTTTGGTTCAGCAAAGCCGATTGGGATTTCAATAACAAATCCACCGTTATCGCCTGCCGTCGCCGTACCTAGAACTTCTCCAGCTGCATTTTGAAGTTCTACATCATTTCCTGGTGTTGCGATTCCCTTGATTGTATAACCAGTCATTGAATTACCAGTTACACTGTTAATGATTGGTGTAGCAACATAAACTGTTGGATCAGCTGGTGTCATAAATGGTGTTGCTGTACTGACTTCTCCATTACTATTTTCAGCAGTGGCTGTTAGTGGTTCATTTTCAGTAGCAGCTCCTATTGGTAAAGCGATAGCAAACTCACCGTCTAGTGCAAGTGGAGCTCCACCTGAAATTGTTCCATTCAAATCAGCTACACCTGATCCGATAACTCTTCCTGCCGCATTGCGGATTTTCACTTTATTTCCAGCCGTTGCTCTACCTGTTACAATGTAACCTGTTTTAGATGTCCCTGTCACGTTATCGATAGCAGGTGCCTCGACATTTGATGAAGGATCAGCTGGAATTGTAAATAATGTTGGTAAGCTTGAGTTAAGCGCATCATCGATTGCGACTGCATTTAATTGTTGTAATGGGTCTACATCTTGAGAAGTCAATTCAATTGAGAAGTTGCCCGTTCCGTCGACTTCTCCAGCTCCTACCTCAGTTCCCGAAAGAGTTCTAAGTGATACTGTATTACCTGCAGTTGCTGTCCCTGTCACTGTATAGCCCGTTTGGGAGTTCCCTACTACACTTGTTATGATTGGTGCTGCAACTACTACTGGATCTGCTGGCGTTGTAAATGATGTCG
This sequence is a window from Enterococcus sp. 7F3_DIV0205. Protein-coding genes within it:
- a CDS encoding VOC family protein, with the protein product MSTTFRNLQIGINPVNFEKSKTFYEEILELPYIGVLETNGISLHRFSIDGSILKLLEAGIGSVEKNPLGGPTAATGLRWLTVTVSDLDRLFEKVSNAGIPVVAPISSDENGVRFAIVEDPDGIWVELLDR
- a CDS encoding nucleoside deaminase — its product is MMNQHPSTRIMSELIRKQWSTHSIYAAIVNREMEIVAIGQTTVQENNDPTAHAEVNAIRAACKFLKTDILPTGYWLYSTFEPCPLCSSAIIWSGLDGVVYANDPRFRGTLPNWSFIKCKEVLKQGADIHQVNLIENFMLDDIKGYFTRHQK
- a CDS encoding alpha/beta fold hydrolase, with the translated sequence MYYSNEIAKIYYTVVGQGDPLLIIHGFSIDHRSVKGIVEESLQNKAYKRIYIDLPGMGRSAAPRKMINANELLTVLIEFINDIIGKESFSLLGYSYGRYLALGIIKAIPDRVEKLILLAPVVKALFGKRRLPKRLEGEAAYFEVEDKTLFEEYKNNAVNITKKGYENYVSEIHSGLSVGDREFQKSFQKNGYSFGFEESLFGEVINCAALIILGEQDEVVGYKDMIENQKDFSKGVFILLENAGHNLQLDEREKVTNEINTFLELQ
- the cls gene encoding cardiolipin synthase; amino-acid sequence: MRIFIIILLVLLLLNTTAALITVFRKPRSISSVLAWIMTLLFLPGIGFIIYLFCGRGINGQKVFNLTAYDKEKITEIKNMVDEDNLKSDGKLDINLLTDARVLNKYFRNMDSSPLSKRNSLKIYTDGKEKFDALFDDIRQAKETVHVEYYSFFNDHIGNQFLDLLGEKVKEGVSVHLIYDPWGSPGANKKFFAAFVALGGKVAPFITSKNMISKTRLNYHLHRKIVVIDGKIGWTGGFNVGDQYLGDSKKFGYWRDTHIRLVGTSVFSLQEIFIMDWNASVQHESQKMDYLENYFQIAEDNELGNLALQVVSDGPDSEEEILKSGFIKMILSAEKSVWIQTPYLIPDDSMINALLIAVRSGIDVRIMIPCMPDHPFIYRATQYYANYLHKRGIKVYMYQNGFLHAKTMIIDNEICMVGTTNQDIRSYALNFEVSTFIYDTRIAWKLTQIFESDMDNSLLLTDEIIRNQSHWLRFKQNFSRLLSPIL
- a CDS encoding amidohydrolase family protein, which codes for MDILIKQARLSDGEALQDVGIKDGKIVAISESITENSVTVIEAQGRVLIPGLVESHIHLDKALIADRKPNKSGTLQEAISVTAELKPTFTEADIYSRAKRALEMIISHGVTAVRTHAEFDPAQGFSGFKTIMKLKEEYRDLIDMQIVAFPQEGIFKAPGTEKMMYEAMEMGADVVGGIPYNDAPADKHIDLVFEIAKKYDKDIDLHQDFSDEATDISIEYLCKKTIAENYHGRVSVGHLTALHALEPERLNEIITLMAEAQISVMALPATDLHLGARNDLYNVRRAVTPIRKLRDAGVNVCLATNNIRNAFTPYGNGDLMQIAMLAIPVGHLGGADDLPTVLPMITDNPAKALGLQDYGLQVGDNADLVLLDTKVKADAIIDIPERNYVIKNGKITVEVKKEVTIFK
- a CDS encoding FAD-dependent oxidoreductase, which translates into the protein MKVIVLGSSHGGYEAVEELLNLHPETEIQWYEKGDFISFLSCGMQLYLEGKVKDVNSVRYMTGEKMESRGVSVFSNTEITEIKPESHQVIVKDLLSGDERIEAYDKLIISPGAVPFELNVPGKDLENIYLMRGRKWAIKLKAKTVDPEVNNVVVIGSGYIGIEAAESFAKAGKKVTVIDILDRPLGVYLDKEFTDVLTEEMEANNINVVTNETVQSYKGEGHVQKVVTDKAEYDADLVVVAVGVRPNTGWLKDTLELHPNGLIKTDEYMQTSAPDVFAVGDATMIKYNPGETEVNIALATNARKQGRFAVKNLNGPVKPFPGIQGSSGLAVFDYKFASTGINEEMAKKLNKTTKSALVVEDYLMDFNPDKQKAWFKLVYDPETTQILGAQLMSKADLTANINAISLAIKAKMTIEDLAYADFFFQPSFDKPWNIINTAALAAMKNEQ
- a CDS encoding DUF2179 domain-containing protein; the protein is MKMDIKMLVTIFVVNFSYITLNTIRFMLTMKGYRLIAPLVSMAEITIYVLGLSMVLNRLDNPLNLIVYALGYAVGISVGIKIEDYLALGYIMVTAILPSSTEQLNLPEILRDHGYGVTQSFGAGREGERMILEILSPRKNERSLYKLINEKEPRAFIISYEPKFISGGFWTKKVRKRNK
- a CDS encoding winged helix-turn-helix transcriptional regulator, translated to MNEEKNCAISNIMNILGGKWKLEILWQILNDEGIRFNQLKRNIPGVTNVALIRCLKSLAEHKFIKRIDKKTVPPHVEYYTTEKTQLLFPILSQLAELGKTISS
- a CDS encoding DUF1803 domain-containing protein; its protein translation is MKNTTYYFTTDKNETELNNLIFDPLFKKIVDYLSNHNEQDVILRQIKANIPTDSNLELYLDKLIKYGLLERKNRRYHLTFPIYSTQKNVQIPETITSLLRNIVQKNSSQVNFFIFGEWLWSLLFEEEQEGYFFGIESSPESFSLQFYRKREEGNDTLRFVSVYQENQIPFDLANYFNLLSRRVELPEHFKPLQDIIGDVDIHYFIAQIQKVIRSAKRNPSRVRKPNIFEEALITTKDLIRNTEGELFLEATYLEDDKLSEENQLTLDKLETEFRLLWKTIDDQNQRIFYKMQVYSILFSTCFPNQNQIRYFKH